From Candidatus Methylomirabilota bacterium, one genomic window encodes:
- a CDS encoding CopD family protein produces the protein MNRLLQWPALLTAGLLLFTAASAWGHAFPDHSEPQVGWTPQTPLPRARLWFDGALEPVFSTIKVVDARYQQVDKGDGGVNPADHTVLEASLPPLPSGQYHILWNVVAHDSHRTEGDLSFTIGPGLSERPLATSVPATPPQLFVRWLSFIGLSMLIGTLAFRLLVVRSVVLPPEGFGTVEQPLRRLELSSIILVALTSIGELILRTQMMSGGRLAELHVTLPVVLLQTHFGVVWLIRLGFVGLLGLVWGLGQTTAPQRQRAIVLPLAAAAIIALTTSLSGQAGEWGDLTMPVLIDWIHLVAVGIWIGGLFTFGFVLQHVAVPSGTDEVARGLTAIGRPFSRMAAYCVFTLFVAGLFNAWLQVGSLQLLVATSYGLTLLAKLFLVGLALALAAVNRYYLLPLLRAPVEARNRLLVKMIGRLGSAWLVGTGSDQASAIRRRLRQFMRLEWILVIAALAFAALLTHLPPARHVRAHQHLEQYTVR, from the coding sequence ATGAACAGATTATTACAATGGCCCGCCCTGCTGACAGCCGGCCTGCTGCTCTTTACGGCCGCCTCCGCGTGGGGCCACGCTTTCCCCGATCACTCGGAGCCGCAGGTAGGGTGGACGCCCCAGACGCCGCTCCCGCGCGCGAGACTGTGGTTTGATGGAGCGCTGGAGCCCGTCTTCAGTACGATCAAGGTGGTCGATGCTCGCTATCAGCAGGTTGACAAGGGGGACGGAGGGGTGAATCCTGCCGACCACACCGTCCTGGAGGCGTCTCTTCCGCCCCTGCCCTCAGGGCAATACCATATCTTGTGGAACGTTGTCGCTCACGACAGTCACCGCACCGAAGGCGATCTTTCGTTCACCATCGGTCCCGGCCTGTCCGAGCGGCCTCTGGCCACCAGCGTCCCCGCTACGCCTCCGCAGCTCTTTGTCCGCTGGCTCAGCTTCATCGGCCTCTCGATGCTGATTGGCACGCTGGCGTTTCGCTTGCTCGTTGTTCGATCAGTTGTGCTCCCGCCTGAAGGATTTGGGACGGTTGAGCAGCCGCTTCGGCGACTGGAGCTGAGTTCGATCATACTTGTGGCGCTGACGAGTATCGGCGAACTTATCCTGAGAACGCAGATGATGAGCGGCGGGCGCCTTGCCGAGCTACACGTCACCCTCCCGGTCGTGCTTCTACAGACCCACTTTGGCGTCGTCTGGCTCATCCGACTCGGGTTTGTTGGGCTCCTGGGCCTTGTATGGGGGCTGGGGCAGACGACTGCGCCGCAGCGCCAACGGGCCATTGTGCTCCCTCTTGCTGCGGCCGCGATTATCGCGTTGACAACAAGCCTGTCGGGACAGGCCGGGGAATGGGGAGACCTGACGATGCCTGTCCTCATCGACTGGATTCACTTGGTTGCGGTCGGCATCTGGATCGGCGGCCTCTTTACGTTCGGATTCGTGCTCCAGCACGTTGCCGTTCCCTCTGGCACGGACGAGGTGGCGCGTGGACTCACAGCGATCGGCCGCCCTTTCTCGAGGATGGCAGCCTACTGCGTGTTCACCCTGTTCGTAGCAGGGCTCTTTAACGCGTGGTTGCAGGTGGGGTCGCTGCAACTCCTTGTCGCGACCTCCTATGGGTTGACCCTACTTGCAAAACTCTTTCTGGTGGGGCTGGCATTAGCGCTGGCTGCCGTAAACCGGTATTACCTCTTACCGCTCCTGCGAGCCCCTGTTGAAGCGCGTAACCGACTACTGGTAAAAATGATCGGGCGGCTGGGCAGCGCGTGGCTCGTAGGGACAGGGAGCGACCAGGCATCGGCGATTCGCCGTCGCCTGCGCCAGTTCATGCGGCTGGAGTGGATCCTTGTCATCGCTGCCCTGGCTTTTGCGGCGCTTCTCACCCACCTCCCTCCGGCCCGCCACGTCCGCGCCCATCAACATCTTGAGCAGTATACCGTTCGCTAG
- a CDS encoding efflux RND transporter periplasmic adaptor subunit, with protein sequence MVQVKQLVSATLLAIAVAAGGCGKQETAPASHETGKVAHPPGSEEHRHDHAPHDEERRETVGPGEAPIGVRLTPEERENIGLRTEVVQLRPVEDVRKLNGIVKPHPDRLAQVTSRVPGIVLSVHASLGAWVRRGDDLLDIKSVELERLELSLIQAENRLALTKLDLERVRQLVEREIVARKELLALENRHRETLNEIESLTRQLNFLGLPQQAITRIREEQTVATLHLPAPIGGTIVERNVVIGQAIEPNVALMRIIDASIMIVEGEAFEDILPMLKLGQKVRVVVAAYPDEVFEGKISFISPTVNPIKRTIPVWAEVINRRGLLKQDLFTQVYVIVGEKRRSLTIPVEALISAEGSEFTFVERGGVYLRADLGLGTRNDRFAEVTRGLTAGDRVVTDGSRQLYTKWLTAQGGGSALGGHTH encoded by the coding sequence ATGGTGCAAGTAAAGCAACTCGTGAGTGCGACATTACTGGCAATCGCCGTTGCGGCGGGAGGCTGCGGTAAGCAGGAGACCGCGCCGGCGTCGCACGAGACGGGTAAGGTAGCACACCCTCCTGGTTCGGAAGAACATCGGCATGACCATGCGCCGCACGACGAAGAGCGTCGGGAGACGGTCGGCCCCGGCGAGGCGCCAATCGGCGTCCGACTGACTCCGGAAGAGCGCGAGAACATCGGCCTCAGGACCGAGGTTGTCCAGCTTCGGCCGGTTGAGGATGTCCGCAAGCTGAATGGGATTGTCAAGCCGCATCCCGATCGGTTAGCGCAGGTGACCAGCCGCGTACCGGGCATCGTGCTCAGTGTTCATGCGTCGCTTGGCGCCTGGGTCAGGCGCGGCGATGATCTGTTGGACATCAAAAGTGTGGAGCTGGAACGGCTGGAGTTAAGCCTGATTCAGGCGGAGAACAGGTTGGCGCTGACGAAGCTGGATCTGGAGCGAGTGCGACAACTCGTTGAACGGGAAATTGTGGCCCGGAAGGAACTGCTGGCCCTCGAGAACCGACATCGGGAGACCCTGAATGAGATCGAGAGCCTGACGCGCCAACTGAACTTTCTCGGCCTGCCTCAGCAGGCGATCACGCGGATTCGTGAGGAGCAGACGGTCGCCACGCTGCATTTGCCGGCTCCCATTGGTGGGACGATCGTCGAACGCAACGTCGTGATTGGCCAAGCGATTGAGCCCAACGTGGCGTTGATGAGGATTATTGACGCCTCGATCATGATTGTCGAGGGGGAGGCCTTCGAGGACATCCTGCCGATGCTGAAGCTCGGACAGAAGGTCCGGGTGGTTGTCGCTGCGTATCCGGATGAGGTGTTCGAGGGGAAGATCAGCTTTATCAGTCCGACGGTCAACCCGATAAAGCGGACCATTCCGGTGTGGGCAGAGGTCATCAATCGCCGGGGGTTACTGAAACAGGATCTCTTTACTCAAGTCTACGTCATTGTCGGCGAGAAGCGCAGAAGCCTCACTATCCCGGTTGAGGCTCTTATCAGTGCTGAAGGATCGGAGTTCACCTTTGTCGAACGCGGCGGCGTGTATCTCCGCGCAGACCTCGGATTGGGAACCCGGAATGACCGCTTCGCTGAGGTTACGCGAGGTCTCACAGCAGGGGATCGGGTTGTCACGGACGGCAGCCGCCAGCTCTACACGAAGTGGCTTACGGCCCAAGGCGGCGGATCGGCCCTTGGCGGGCACACACATTGA
- the purM gene encoding phosphoribosylformylglycinamidine cyclo-ligase — MQKYPEDAASYRGAGVDVEREEQVLSRVIETVSQTFAFVRGVGKPVLPIGFFANVIDIGHGIGLALSTDGVGTKLMVAQMMQKYDTVGIDCMAMNVNDVLCVGARPTAFLDYIAVQHANPDLIDQLMQGLKEGARRAGVAICGGEIAQVREMLASEREGWGCDLVGMCVGHVPLDKIIVGKSVTPGDVIIGIRSSGIHSNGLTLARQVLFAQNKYTVDTKFEALGRTLGEELLEPTIIYVPEVVEALERPLAIKGLAHITSDGLLNLLRLDTASHAVGYEIDQLPPIPPIFSLIQQSGGIPDHEMFQVFNMGIGFCVVVAEEDAEPFVEIVKHHGREALQIGRVVRDPEHKVVIRPRGLVGHGNQFMKV, encoded by the coding sequence ATGCAGAAGTATCCAGAGGACGCAGCGAGCTATCGTGGTGCCGGCGTCGATGTCGAGCGGGAAGAGCAGGTGCTGTCCCGTGTGATCGAGACGGTGAGCCAGACGTTTGCCTTCGTGCGAGGGGTCGGGAAGCCGGTTCTGCCGATCGGCTTTTTTGCCAACGTCATCGACATCGGTCACGGGATAGGTCTGGCCCTCTCTACCGACGGGGTAGGCACGAAGCTCATGGTTGCGCAGATGATGCAGAAGTACGACACGGTCGGGATCGACTGCATGGCCATGAATGTGAACGATGTGCTCTGTGTAGGCGCGCGCCCGACAGCATTTCTGGATTATATCGCGGTGCAACACGCGAACCCGGACCTCATCGATCAGCTCATGCAAGGGTTGAAGGAAGGGGCGCGTCGCGCAGGGGTGGCCATCTGCGGTGGAGAGATCGCCCAGGTCAGGGAGATGCTTGCGTCCGAGCGTGAGGGGTGGGGATGCGATCTGGTCGGGATGTGTGTCGGGCATGTTCCGCTCGACAAGATAATCGTTGGAAAGTCGGTGACTCCCGGCGATGTCATTATCGGGATTCGAAGCAGCGGGATCCATAGTAATGGTCTGACGCTGGCCCGACAGGTCCTGTTCGCGCAGAACAAGTATACCGTGGACACGAAGTTCGAGGCGCTTGGGCGGACGCTTGGGGAAGAGTTGCTGGAGCCGACTATCATCTACGTGCCGGAGGTGGTTGAAGCGCTAGAGCGACCGCTGGCCATCAAAGGACTCGCCCATATCACGAGCGACGGGTTGCTGAACCTCCTGCGACTGGACACCGCATCTCACGCGGTCGGATATGAGATCGACCAACTCCCGCCGATCCCTCCGATATTTTCCCTGATTCAGCAATCAGGCGGTATCCCCGATCACGAGATGTTTCAGGTCTTCAACATGGGGATCGGGTTTTGTGTCGTTGTCGCTGAGGAGGATGCAGAGCCTTTTGTGGAAATCGTGAAACATCACGGCCGGGAAGCGTTGCAGATCGGCCGCGTGGTACGCGATCCGGAGCACAAAGTCGTCATTCGACCCCGCGGTCTGGTCGGCCATGGTAATCAATTCATGAAGGTGTAA
- a CDS encoding type II toxin-antitoxin system HicB family antitoxin: MRYFKVIVEKHPEGYVAYPMGLKGVVIGEGETYEDALEDVRSAIRFHIQTFGPEALEAESPILDAFIAEATVTV; this comes from the coding sequence ATGCGTTACTTCAAGGTGATCGTGGAGAAACATCCGGAGGGCTATGTCGCCTATCCCATGGGGCTCAAAGGGGTAGTGATCGGCGAAGGCGAGACCTACGAGGATGCCTTGGAGGATGTGCGATCGGCCATCCGCTTCCACATCCAGACCTTTGGACCGGAGGCGCTGGAAGCCGAGTCCCCCATCCTGGACGCCTTCATTGCGGAAGCCACAGTCACGGTCTGA
- a CDS encoding type II toxin-antitoxin system HicA family toxin, translating into MPNFPVEAQKTRAIKPLERLGFQVVREGPHLAMVRKNPDGTQTSLTIPNHSDIRGSTLRTICIQASIAQDEFLKAYEETCVGT; encoded by the coding sequence ATGCCCAACTTTCCGGTGGAGGCCCAGAAAACAAGAGCCATCAAGCCCCTGGAGCGGCTGGGCTTCCAGGTGGTCCGAGAGGGGCCGCATCTGGCGATGGTGCGCAAGAACCCGGATGGGACGCAAACATCCCTCACCATACCTAATCACTCCGACATCAGAGGCTCGACCCTCCGCACCATCTGCATCCAAGCGAGTATCGCCCAAGACGAATTCCTCAAGGCCTACGAAGAGACATGCGTCGGGACTTGA